The genomic stretch TTGAACCTTTCGAGGACTTCCACGTCGCCTCTAGTGATTATGAGGTTgtcgacgtacactcccacgaGTGCCATGGCCGTgcgtgtacatgccatgctcagaggcacaacGTTTGAATTTCAATGACAGTAAggtactgtcgagcttcgcgttccaGGCTAGTGGGGCTTGTCGAAGCCCGTAAAGTGCCTTGTGCAGGCgcagtaccttattctggttGTCGTTGTCCAGGAAGCCAGGTGGTTGTCGGACATAGACNATGACAGTAAggtactgtcgagcttcgcgttccaGGCTAGTGGGGCTTGTCGAAGCCCGTAAAGTGCCTTGTGCAGGCgcagtaccttattctggttGTCGTTGTCCAGGAAGCCAGGTGGTTGTCGGACATAGACGGTCTCCTTCAGCTCTTCGTTAAGGAAAGCAGACTTTACGTCCATATGGTGAACCTCCCAAGAGTAATGTGCCGCAATTGACAGCAAGAAACGAACGGATTCTAACCTTACCACTGGCgcaaatacctcttcgaagtcAACTCCTAGCTTCTGGACATAGCCCTTCACCACCAGACGGGCCTTGTACTTCACaacttctctttttttgttgcgctttagtttgaagacccatttgagccctatgacTCGGTGTCCCGGCGGCatatcctccagactccacgtctgattctcggtgatggatgtcatctcctcctgcattgccttcagccagcaCGGGTTCTTTTCAGCTTCAGCGAAGGTGTTCGGTTCATCTGCACTGATGGCATGTAGTTCGGC from Cucurbita pepo subsp. pepo cultivar mu-cu-16 unplaced genomic scaffold, ASM280686v2 Cp4.1_scaffold001256, whole genome shotgun sequence encodes the following:
- the LOC111786267 gene encoding uncharacterized protein LOC111786267, giving the protein MPGRFWGEAVMTAVYLLNRSPTRSLDGKTPYEAWGRAHVSRDVVFDESTFWQWNDVIEADHNPNQFTVEYLVTEPEEGAQHQEPSPPPAGAPPEPVEFATPRTANSTLDADHDTYLEARYRRIDDLVGGGEPPGLAARELKEVAELHAISADEPNTFAEAEKNPCWLKRNKKREVVKYKARLVVKGYVQKLGVDFEEVFAPVVRLESVRFLLSIAAHYSWEVHHMDVKSAFLNEELKETVYVRQPPGFLDNDNQNKVLRLHKALYGLRQAPLAWNAKLDSTLLSXSMSDNHLASWTTTTRI